One segment of Vicia villosa cultivar HV-30 ecotype Madison, WI unplaced genomic scaffold, Vvil1.0 ctg.000621F_1_1, whole genome shotgun sequence DNA contains the following:
- the LOC131629859 gene encoding polygalacturonase inhibitor-like produces the protein MATTTVLRLTLLLVLLSSVISELCNPQDKKALLQIKKDLNNPYLLASWNPDTDCCDWYTIDCDLKTHRIISLTIFDSTSRSNFSAQIPPSVGLLPYLETLEFHKLPNLTGPLQPAIAKLTNLKNLRISNTNLSGTIPSFLSQLTNLTFLDLSFNNLTGSIPGSLSNLPNLFSLQLDRNHLTGSIPSSFGSLKSLAGIDLSHNNLTGPIPPSFANLISTTSLDLSRNKLEGDASVIFGPNKSFQIVDLSRNNFSFNLSKVEFSSSLTSLDLNHNKVFGKLPQGLTALNLQFLNVSYNRLCGQIPVGGKLQSFDIYEYFHNKCLCGSPLPECT, from the coding sequence ATGGCAACAACCACTGTGCTACGCTTAACCTTACTTCTGGTATTGCTATCCAGTGTAATCTCAGAGCTATGCAACCCACAAGACAAGAAAGCGTTACTCCAAATCAAGAAAGACCTCAACAACCCTTACCTTCTAGCTTCATGGAACCCAGACACAGATTGTTGCGACTGGTACACTATCGACTGCGACCTCAAAACGCACCGCATCATCTCACTCACTATCTTTGACTCCACATCACGCAGCAATTTCTCAGCCCAAATCCCTCCCTCCGTGGGCCTTCTTCCATACCTAGAGACTCTCGAGTTTCACAAACTTCCTAACCTGACGGGCCCGCTCCAGCCCGCCATTGCTAAACTCACCAACCTCAAGAACCTCCGTATCAGTAACACAAACTTGTCAGGCACGATTCCTTCCTTTCTATCCCAACTCACAAACCTCACGTTTTTGGATCTTTCCTTCAACAACCTCACCGGTTCAATCCCCGGTTCACTCTCTAATCTTCCCAACCTCTTCTCACTCCAATTAGACCGTAACCATCTAACCGGTTCGATCCCTTCCTCGTTCGGTTCTTTAAAGTCCTTAGCTGGTATCGACCTCTCTCATAACAACCTCACTGGGCCCATTCCACCATCGTTTGCGAACCTCATCTCCACTACCTCACTTGACTTATCGCGAAACAAGCTTGAAGGAGATGCGTCTGTGATTTTCGGGCCCAACAAATCTTTCCAAATCGTGGACTTATCAAGAAACAACTTTTCGTTCAATCTGTCGAAGGTGGAATTCTCTTCAAGCTTGACTTCGTTGGATCTTAATCATAATAAGGTGTTTGGGAAGCTTCCTCAGGGTTTGACTGCACTGAATCTGCAGTTCCTGAATGTGAGTTACAACAGGCTGTGCGGTCAGATTCCGGTGGGTGGAAAATTGCAAAGTTTTgatatttatgaatattttcatAATAAGTGTTTGTGTGGCTCTCCTCTTCCTGAGTGTACTTGA
- the LOC131629893 gene encoding dirigent protein 17-like: MEEDKGNKQESNAFATEVYTVPGEPAVVINGVPEIVGASSIVSSCDALSVFDKDGNMGLGDWFVGRDIQKLFMGSYYSGKVTEYDKENGWYRVKYEDGDTEDLDWLELKEVLRPMDVTVSLKTLVNKVIRNHTKKSKHKARN; encoded by the exons ATGGAAGAGGACAAAGGAAATAAGCAGGAATCAAATGCTTTTGCGACTGAGGTTTATACGGTGCCCGGAGAGCCTGCTGTTGTAATTAACGGTGTGCCTGAGATAGTCGGCGCGAGCAGCATTGTCTCTTCCTGCGACGCGTTGAGCGTCTTTGACAAGGACGGGAATATGGGTTTGGGTGATTGGTTTGTAGGGAGGGATATCCAGAAGTTGTTTATGGGAAGCTATTACTCGGGGAAAGTAACCGAGTATGACAAAGAAAATGGATGGTACCGAGTCAAATACGAAGATGGTGACACAGAGGATCTCGATTGGCTTGAATTGAAGGAGGTTCTGCGTCCTATGGATGTTACCGTTTCGCTTAAGACCTTGGTGAACAAGGTTATTCGAAATC atacaaaaaaatcaaaacataaagCAAGGAATTGA